The DNA window TCCAGGCGGACGTCTACAAGGAGTCCGTGGAGCCGCACCTGAAGGACGGCGACGCGCTGTTCTTCGGCCACGGCTTCAACATCCGGTTCGGCTTCATCAAGCCCCCGGCCAATGTCGACGTCTGCATGGTCGCCCCCAAGGGCCCGGGCCACCTGGTCCGCCGCCAGTACGAGGAGGGTCGCGGCGTCCCCTGCATCGTGGCCGTCGAGCAGGACGCCACCGGCAAGGCGTTCGAGCTGGCCCTCTCCTACGCCAAGGGCATCGGCGGCACCCGCGCCGGCGTCATCAAGACCACCTTCACCGAGGAGACCGAGACCGACCTCTTCGGTGAGCAGGCGGTCCTCTGCGGCGGCGCCTCGGCGCTGGTCAAGGCGGGCTTCGAGACCCTGGTCGAGGCCGGCTACCAGCCGGAGATCGCCTACTTCGAGTGCCTCCACGAGCTGAAGCTCATCGTCGACCTGATGTACGAGGGCGGCCTGGAGAAGATGCGCTGGTCGATCTCCGAGACCGCCGAGTGGGGCGACTACGTCACCGGCCCGCGGGTCGTCACCGA is part of the Peterkaempfera bronchialis genome and encodes:
- the ilvC gene encoding ketol-acid reductoisomerase gives rise to the protein MAELFYDDDADLSIIQGRKVAVLGYGSQGHAHALSLRDSGVDVRVGLHEGSTSKVKAEEQGLRVVTPAEASAEADVIMILVPDPIQADVYKESVEPHLKDGDALFFGHGFNIRFGFIKPPANVDVCMVAPKGPGHLVRRQYEEGRGVPCIVAVEQDATGKAFELALSYAKGIGGTRAGVIKTTFTEETETDLFGEQAVLCGGASALVKAGFETLVEAGYQPEIAYFECLHELKLIVDLMYEGGLEKMRWSISETAEWGDYVTGPRVVTDATKAEMKKVLSEIQDGTFATTWMAEYKGGLKKYNAYKKADSEHLLETTGRKLRKLMSWVDEEA